The following nucleotide sequence is from bacterium.
CCAGTACTCGTCCGCGGGATACGTCCCGGCGTCGTAGCCGCGCCGGTGCTCCCAGTACGCCGCGGTAAACGCCTCGACCGAGACCCCGACTCGAACCGCCATCGCGGTCACGATCTCCGGCGGCTGCGGCAGGCTCAAGACGTTGCCGTAGTCGAGGATGAGGGCGCGGGGCAAAGTTTTCGTAATGCTTTGCATTATAACAATCGCATTCCGTGCGGGTGCGCGCGGCGGCATAATGAGGGTGTGTACGGCCGGGTGATCGTCGCCACGCTGTGCGTGACCGAGACGGTGTCGTGGGGCATCGTCTACTACGGCTTCCCCGTGTTTCTCCAGGCGATGGAGCGCGACCTCGGCGCGTCGCGCGTCGCCGTGACGGGGGCGCTGTCGCTCGCGCTCGCGGTGGCCGCGCTGGCCGCCCTCCCGGCGGGGCGGTGGATCGACCGCCACGGCGCCCGCGCGCTCATGACGACCGGGTCGGTCCTCGCGGTCGTCCTGCTGATCGCCTGGTCGCGCGTGCAGTCGGTCGGGGCCCTCTACGGCGTATGGGCCTTCATGGGCCTGGCGATGGCCATGATCCTGTACGAGCCGGCCTTCGCCGCGGTCGTTCAGTGGTTCCCGCAGCATCGCGATCGGGCGCTGCTCACCGTCACCCTGGTCGCGGGCTTTGCCAGCACGATCTTCATGCCGGTCGCCGCGTGGCTGCTGGACGCTCTCGGCTGGCGCGCCGCCGTCGCGACCCTGGCCGCCGTCCTGGGCGTCATCACGATCCCGGCCCATGCGCTGCTGCTCCGGGCGCCCGACGGACTCGGGACCGCCGCGGGACCGGGCGCGCGGGCGTCGCGCGACGCCACGCTCGGCGCGGCGCTGCGGCACGACGTGTTCTGGATCCTCGCCGCCGCCTTCGCGCTGGGGAGTTTCACAGTCTCGTCCGTCAGCGTGCACATGATCCCTTACCTCGCGCAGCACGGCTACTCTACCAAGGTCGCGGCGGCCGTCGTCGGCTGGATCGGGGGGATGCAGGTCCCGGGACGGCTCCTGTTCGTGCCCGTCGCCGCCTGGCTCGGCGCCGCGTGGGTCACCGGATCGCTGTTCTTCGCGCAGGCCGCGGCCATGGCGCTGGCGGCGGCCGGGGTGCTGGGCGCCGGCCTCATCCCGATCGTCCTGCTCTACGGGGCGTCCGCCGGCATGCTGACGTTGGCCCGGGCGACCGTCGTGGCCGACGTCTGGGGCCGCCGGCACTACGGCAGCATCGCGGGGGCGATGGCGGTCCCGGCGAACCTGGCGCGCGCGCTCGGACCCGTCGGGGCCGCGCTCCTGTACGCGTGGCTCGGCGGGTACGCGCGGGTGTTCTGGCTGCTCACCGCCTCCCTCGCCCTCGCCGGCCTCACAGTCCTTGTGACCGAGCACCGCACCGCGGCCCGGCCGGCCGCCTCACCCGGCGGCGCGACGGCGACCAACGGCCGGTAACGACTCCCCAGACGGGAGACACCCCCCGGCGCGGGGAAAGTAGCCATGTCATGCCGGGTGGTGCGACGCTTCAGGCCGGTGAGATCCACCGCGTGTGGACCGTCTTTCTCCTCACGGCCGCCGGTGTTGCCGGGACCGTCTACGCGCTGATCTTCTGGTCCATTCTCCGCTACCGCCGGCGCGGCGATGCGCTCCCCGCGCAGATCCGGAACCACATCGTCGCCGAGGCGGTCTTCACCCTCATTCCGCTGCTCATCGTCGCCGCGCTCTTTGCCGTGTCGTTCGCGGCTGAGCGTCGCATCGAACGGCTGGATCCGCGCCCGGCGGTGACGGTCCGCGTCACCGGATTCGAGTGGTCGTGGCGCTTCGAGTATGCCGGCGGCGGGCCGACGGTGAGCGGCACGCCAAACCGCCCGCCGGTGCTGGTGGTGCCGGCGGGGCGCCCGGTCCGGATCGTCATCACGTCGGCCGACGTCGATCACTCGTTCTTCGTCCCGGCGTTCCTGTTCAAGCGGGATGCGATCCCGGGCCTCGTCAGCAGCTTCGATCTCTCCGTCACCCGCCCGGGCGTCTACCGCGGGGAATGCGCGGAGTTCTGCGGGCTGGACCATGCCGCGATGACCTTCACCGTCTCGGCCGTGACGTCGCAGGCCTTCGACGACTGGCTGCGCCGGAGCCGGCCGTGAGCGCCGCGGCGGCGCTGCCGGCCCCGGCCTCCCGCGTCGGCCTGCTCGGCTGGCTCACCACCACGAACCACAAGCACATCGGCATCCTCTACATGACGACGACGCTGGGATTCTTCGCCATGGCGGGCCTGATGTCGCTCGTGATCCGGGCCGATCTCGCGGTCCCGAACCACCCGCTCGTCGGCCGCCAGGTCTACGCGGAACTGTTCACGCTGCACGGCACCGGGATGATCTTTCTCGTCATCGCCCCGTTCGGCCTGGGCCTCGCCAACTACATCCTGCCGCTGCAGATCGGCGCGCCCGACATGGCCTACCCGCGCCTGAACGCGCTGTCGTACTGGCTGTTCCTCCTCGGCGGCCTCGTCGCCATGAGCGGGCTGGTCACCCGGGGCGGCGCCGCCACCGCGGGCTGGGTCGCCTACGCGCCGCTGTCGACGACCGGCACCCCCGGCATGGGCATGGACCTGTGGATCGTGGGCGTGTTCATGGTCAGCGCCTCCTCGATCATGACCGCGATCAATCTCATCGCCACAACCCTGCTCTACCGGGCGCCGGGGATGACGATGTGGCGGATTCCGGTCTTCTGCTGGGACATGGTCGTGACGTCGCTGATCATACTGATCGCCTTCCCGCCGCTCGCCGCGACGCTCGCGATGCTCCTGATCGACCGCCGGCTCGGCGGACACGTCTTCGATCCGTCGCAGGGCGGCAGCGCCGTCGTCTACCAGCATCTGTTTTGGTTCTTCGGCCACCCCGAAGTGTACGTCATGGCGCTCCCGTACTTCGGGATGATCACGGAGATCATCCCGGTCTTCTCGCGCAAGCCGGTGTTCGGCTATACGGGGTTCGTGCTGTCGACGCTCGCGATCGCGGGGCTGTCGATGACCGTATGGGCCCACCACATGTTCACGACCGGCGCCGTCGTCAACCCCTTCTTCTCCGCGATGTCGCTGCTGATCGCCGTCCCGACCGGCATCAAGTACGTCAACTGGATCGGCACGATGTGGCGGGGCGCGCTCGTGTTCTCGGCGGCGATGCTGTTTGCCGTGGGGTTCCTGCTCAACTTCGTCCTCGGCGGCGTGACCGGCGTCATGATCGCCGCCCCGCCGATCGACTTTTGGGCGGAGGACACCTACTTCATCGTCGCCCACATGCACTACGTCCTCGGCGGCGGGAGCCTGTTCGCGGCCATGGCGGCCGTCTACTACTGGTTCCCCAAGATCACGGGCGTGCTGCTGCGCGAACGCCTGGGCCGCCTCCAGTTCTGGCTGATGTTCGTGGGCTTCAACGCGACGTTCTGGCCGATGCACCTGCTGGGGCTGTGGGGGATGCAGCGGCGCGTCGTGACGTACCCGCCGCTCCCCGGCTGGGGCGCGGCCAATCTCATCGCCAGTCTCGGGTCGGCCGTGCTCGGCGTGGGCGTGCTGGTCTTCCTCTGGAACCTCTGGGTGTCGCTGCGCTCGCCGGTCCGAGCGGGCGCCGACCCGTGGGGCGGCTATACGCTCGAATGGGCCACCACGTCGCCGCCGCCCGAGTTCAACTTCGAGTCGCTCCCGCCCATCCGGTCGGAGCGGCCGGTGTTCGACCTGCATCATCCGGCCGCCGCGGCCCTGGTCCGGGAGGCGCCGTGAGCACCACCGGCCGCGTGATGCTCGGCGCCGCGGCGTTCGCCCTGGTGGTCGCCGCGATCTACTGGTTTGTCAGTTACGAAATGGCCGGCACGCTGATGCTGCTCACAATGACGGCGGGCCTCGCGATCGCCGCCGTCTACCTGGCCGCCCGCCGCGGGTCGCCGGCCGCCGATCGACCCGAGGCACGCCCGGCCGACGCCGCCGGTGAGCCGGTCGGCGTGTTCGCGTCGCACAGCCCCTGGCCGGTGGTCCTGGCCCTCGGCTGCGCCGTCGGGCTCACAGGATTAATTTACGGGTGGTGGCTGGCGGCGCTCGGTGGGCTCGCCGTCACCGCGGCGCTCGTCGGACTGGTGCGCGACGACCGCGCGGCGGAGACGCCCCACGGCTCTCCGGTGCGGCCGTCCGGCGGGGGCTCGGAGACCGGCCCGCCCGCGCGGTCGAGGTGATCGGCGAGGCGCCGGTCCTCCGCGGCCCATGCGGCCGCGATCGCGAGCATCGCGGCGATGACCGGAAGCCCCCCGCCGAGCCACATGACGAGGCCGCCCGCCTGCTGGTCGGCCAGCACCGGCGTGCCCCGGACGGCGGATGCGATCGCGTAATGCGGATAGAGCGGGCGGCGGGCGGCGAAGATCGCCACGCCCAACAGGGATTGCACGGGCAGCGCCGCCGCGACGTACAGCACCCTGAGCCCGTATCCCATGCGCCACGGTGACGGGTCGAGTCCCACGACCGGAGACCAAAACAGGAGCGCCGCCGCGAGGTACAGCGCGTGCTCCGCAACGTGGACGGCCGGATGCTCGAGCGCCGCTTCGTACAGCGGTGAAAAGTGCGAGCCGACGAGCACCGCCGCGTAGGCACCCCACGCGGCGGGGGGCCAGACCATCACCTTCACCGCGCGGCTGTGCGCCAGCCAGGCCGCAAGGCGCTCCAGCGCCGGCACGCCGCTCTGCCGGGCGACGCGCAGCGGCGTGCCGAGCAGGAGCAGCGGCGCGGCGATAACCATGAGCAGCAGGTGCTGCGCCATGTGCGCGCTCAGGAACCACGCCGAGAGCGGATCGAGCGGCGGACCCAGCGCCGCCGCGCCCGCGGCGGCCCCCATCGCGAAGGCCGCGGCGCGGACCGGCGGGAACGGACGGGACGGGTGCCGGCGGTTGTACCGGCGGAGCCCCGCGCCGTACAGTCCGAGCACCGCCGCCGACAGCAGGAACGGCACGGGGATCATCGGCCGTCGTCGGACTCGACGTAGCCGCCGCCGGGACCGCGCCGGAGGGTGTGCCACGCCGCCGCCGGATGCGCGTCGCGGGCCTTGAGTTCCCGGCATGCGACGTAGGTCACCCATCCCACCGCCGCCGGGACCAACAGGACGAGGCCGCGCAGCACGATCGTCACGACCTCGACCGGCACGCCGAAGAGCCGCGCCAGCGCGTCGTTGCTGCCGGCGAGGGTGAGCACCACCAGGAAGGCGAGCCCGCCGGCGCCGACGCCGCTGCGCCCGGGCGCGTCGCGGGCGCGGTCGAGGAAGTGGTGCACCTCGCGGTCGCCGGTCACGCGCTGCTCGATGAACGGCCAGAGCGCGTACGCCGCGATGAGCACGCCCGGCACCACCACACCCGGGAAGAACGGCTCGGGAATCGTGTGCCCGAGCGCGCGAATCTCCCAATTCGGCATGAGGCGCAGGGCGCCTTCGAGCCACCCGACGTACCAGTCCGGCTGCGCGGGCGCGCTCACCGTCGTCGGATCGTACGGGCCGTACAGCCACACCGGGTTGATCTGGAACAGCCCGCCGAGCATGGCCAGCACCGCGAATACCACCAGCGCCAGCCCGATCGACTTCATCGCGTAGTTCGGCCACAGGGGCGAGCCGGTGACCGTGTTCTCCGTCCGGCCCGGCGCGCGAAACTGCGTGTGCTTCTGGTGCCAGATGATCGCGAGGTGCAGCCCCAGGGCGGCGATGATCAGCCCCTGGAGCAGCATGATGTGCAGGGCGAGCAGCCGCCCGATCGTGACCGGCGCAGGGAACTCGCCGCCGAAGAACAGGAACGCCGCCCACGTTCCCACGACCGGGATCGACAGGAGCACGGAGTACGCGATCCGGATGCCGGTGCCGGAGAGCAGATCGTCCGGCAGCGAGTACCCGGTAAACCCGGCGGCCATCGCCAAGAGCAGCAGGCTCGTGCCGATCAGCCAGTTGATCTCCCGCGGCCGTCGGAACGCGCCGGTGAAGAACACCCGCAGGGCGTGCGCGGCGATCGCGGCGACGAAGACGAGGGCGGCCCAGTGGTGGATCTGGCGCATCACGAGGCCCGCCCGCACCTCGAACGAGAGGGACAGCACACTGGCGTAGGCCGCCGACATCCGCACGCCGCGCAGCGGCGCGTACGGTCCCTGGTACACCACGTCCTGGCCCGAGGCCGTGAAGAAGAACGTCAAGAACACCCCGGTCAGGACGAGGAGAACGTAGGCATACAGGGCCACTTCGCCGAGCACGAACGCCCAGTGATCGGGAAATGCCTTGCGCAGCGCCCGGCGCGCGAAGGAGGCCGCGCCGAGGCGGTCGTCGAGCCACAGCACGAGGCGGCGGATCACGAGCGCTCCCAGAATCCCGGCCCGACCGGCGCGGAGAAATCGCCGGTCGCGCGGAGGAAACCGTCCGCGTCGATCCGCAGCGGCAGCTGCGGCAGCGCGCGGGTCGTCGGTCCGAACACCGGCACCGCCCCGCGCAGGACGTCGAACGTGGACTGGTGGCAGGGACACAGCAGCTGATGGGCCGCCGCGCGGTAGAGCCCGACCGGACATCCGGCGTGCGTGCAGATCTTCGAGAAGGCGACGTAGCCGTCCGGCGCCCACGCCGCTCGGGCCGGCGGCAGGTCCAGCAGCGCCGGATCGACGCGGATCAGGAGCGTCTGCGACACCGGCGATCCGGCGTGCCCCTCCGGAAAGACGGTGATGACCGATTGGACGGCAAGCCGGTTGTTGCGGACCCGGCGGCCGTCGCCGTCCACGACAAAGGCGCCGGGGCCCCACTCGGTGTGAAACAGCGACCGGCCGGGCCGCGGCCCGAGCGACCGGATGGGGAAGAAGAGGACCAGCGCCAACCCGGCCAGCGCGCCAAGCAGGAGCCGCGCGAGCGTCCGCCGGCCGGCGAGCAGCTCCTCGCCGGCGACGAGGGCCGCGGTGGCTCCCGCGCGGACGGCCTCCGGCGACGGCTCGGGCTCGCGCACGTCTGTCACCTCTTCGTGCGGCAGGAGCCGCAGCGCCCAGACGATCACGGCGGCCCCGAGGCCGCCGAGCGAGCAGGCCAGCAGGACACCTTCGAGTTGCGGCTGGCCGCCGGCGATGTAGACGGCCGCGAGGGCCAGGCTCGCGCCGATCGACGCGATCAACAGCGCGGCGACCGGCCGTTCTGCGGGGCGCATCAGGTCGTCGTCCCGATCAGGCGAATGATCACGACGAGGAGGGCCAGGCCGATCGCCCATCCGACGAATCCCTCCGCCACCGGCCCCATGTGCCCCAGGCTCAGCCCGCCCGGATTCGGGGCCCGCCGGAGAAACGTGACGTAGCGGACGAGCGAGTCCAGGGCGTGCTGATCGATGGTGCCCGCGTCGAACCGCGGCATCGGATCCGGGCCGATCCGCACGGCCTCGGCGATCTGCCCCGGCGTCGCCTCGTAGAGATCGGGCGCGTCGGCGCCCTCGCCGACCGCGGCGCCCTGGCCCGCGGTCCCGTGGCACGGGGCGCAGTTGGCGGTGAAGATCTTCCCGCCGAGGGCGAGATCGCCGTCCTCGGGATGCACGGCCGGGATCGCCGGACCGCCCGACCCGAGCGACGCCACAAACGCGACGAGGTCGGCGACGTCGCGCGCGGTCCAGGGAGTCCGGCGCCGCAGCATCGGCTGGTGCGGGTCGGCGAGGGGCATCCGCCCGGTCGTCAGGACGAAGTCCACCGCGGCCGTCCCGATGCTCCGAAGCGGGATGCCGTCGGCGGTGCCCTCGCCCACCGCCCCGTGACACGAGGCGCAGTGCGTCGCATAGAGTTCGGCGCCTCGCCGGACGTCGCCCGCCGTCGCGGCGCTCGTCGCCGCCGCCTCACCCGCCCGCGGGAGGTGGCTCATGAGGAACGCCGCGGCGGCCACGATCATCACAGTCACGCCGGCGGCCGCGCTGCGCCACCGGCGGCTCATCGGATGAGCCAGATCGTCGAGAATACCGCGAGCCACACGGCGTCGACGAAATGCCAGTAGTAGATGACGGCGTCGGCGCCCCCCGTCTCAGGCCGGAGGTGTCCGCCGGCGACCTTCGCCGCCAGCCCGGCGAGAAGGATGACGCCCGCCACCATGTGCAGCGCGTGAAACCCCGTCAGGGTGAAGAAGATCGTGCCGTAGGCGTGCGACGCCACGGAAAACCCGGCGGTCGCCCAATCATGGAGCTTGAGCCCGAGAAACGCCACCCCCATCACGGCCGCCAGCAGGAGGCGCCGGACGGCGGCCGCGGGCGCGCCGTCCCGCAGCGCGTGCGCCGCGAGGTGCGCCGGCACGCTCGAGCCGAGCAGAATCGCCGTGGCGATCGACATCTCCACGAGATCGAGGCGCGCGCCCGCCGGAGGCCAGACCGCGGTTTCACCGCGGAGGGTAAAGTACGCCCCGAACAACGCGCCGAAAAACATGGTCTCCGACGCGATGAAAAGGACCATACCCAGGAGGAGCGGCGCCGGACCCCGCGCAAAGCGCGGGGCGCCGCCCGGATGGGCGGCGGCCTGCGTGTTCATGCCGTCAGGGCTTCGCCGCCATGAGAAACAACGCGATCAACAGCGAGAGCGTCACGACCCCGCCCCACATGGCCCAGCGCCGGCTTGCCTGCACGTACGCGTCGGGCAGCGGGCCGCCGCGGGCGCCGCCCGCGAGCGAGGCCATGCGACGCTGCGCCGGGACGAGCACGAGGAGCCACACCAGGATCGCGAGATACAGGAGGCCCTGGCCCCATTCGAGCCAGGGAAGACCGTGCAGGGGCCACGGCCGCCGGGCGGCCATCGCGTAACCCGCCCCGATGAGCAGAATCGCCCCGGGAATGACAAACGCGCGGTCGGCGCGCCCGATGGTGCGCGCTGCGGTGCCTGCCACGACGGCGTCGCCGGTGCGGTCCGCCCCGGCCTTCCACAGCGCGGAGACGATCGCGTTGCCGAGCAGCAACACCGCCCCGAAGACGTGAAGGAACTTGGCCACCTCGTACATCCGCCACCTCCCCGGCTCCATTCGTCCGGGGGCGGCCGGCTCCTCCGGCGGCGCCGCGCACGTTCCAGGCCGTCTCCTCCGCGGGGTACAAAAGGGGCTGATCACAACCGCGCGGAACCTGCCCGAGTTCGCTTCGGGAAGGTCGGAGGTGAGCGGTGGAGGAACGGCCCTGGCACCGGTTCTACGCCCCCGACGTTCCCCGTGACATCAGGATTCCCGCCGTCCCGCTCCAGACGTTTCTCCGTGCGAGCGCCGCCCGGCATCCGCGCCGTCCGGCGATCATCCTGAGCGGCCCCACGTTCCACTCGGCGCTCTCCTACCGGGCGCTGGATGAGCAGAGCGATCGGTTCGCGGGGGCGCTGCGCGCCCTCGGCGTCCGCCGCGGCGACCGCGTTGCGATCTCGCTGCCGAACCTGCCGCAGTATCCGGTCGCCGCGTACGGAACGTTCAAGGCCGGCGCCACCGTCGTCCAGATCAACCCGCTGTACCGGGGCGACGACCTCGCGTTTCTCCTCCGGGACTCGCAATCCAAGGTCCTCATCACGCTGACCCGTCTGTACCCTCCGGTGGCCGCGGTGCGCCGCGACACCGGCCTGGAGCGCATCATCCTGACCAAGGTCGCGGACTACTTCCCGCCGCTGTGGCGCCTGCTCTACCGGGTGCTCCGCGAGCGGCGCGAAGGCGACGCCATGCCCCGCGACGCCGGGCTCGTCCCGTGGACCCGGATGATGCGGGCGCGGCCCCTGCCCGCCTCGGAGGGCGCGGGGCCCGACGACCTCGCCGTGCTGCAGTACACGGGCGGGACGACCGGACGGCCGCGCGGTGCGATGCTGACGCACCGCAATCTCGCCGCCAACGCCGCGCAGGGCCTGGCATGGTTCCGCGACCTGCGGGAAGGCGCCGAATGCTTCCTCGTCGCCCTCCCGCTGTTTCACGTGTACGGCCTGCTCGTGCTGAACGTCGGCGTGCGTCTCGCCGCGACCCACCTGATGGTGTTGATGCGCATGTTCGACGCGCGCCTGGTGGCGGAGCAGGTGCCGCGGTGGCGCCCGACCGTCTTTCCGGGCGTGCCCGCCATGTACGCCGCGATCAACCATCTCAAAGACATCGCCCGCCACGATCTGAAATCGATCCGGTACTGCCTCTCCGGCGCCGCCGGACTGCCGGCGGAGGTGGCGCGGCGGTTCGAGGAGCTGACCGGCGGCCGGCTCGCGGAGGGCTATGGGCTCACGGAAGCGAGCCCGCTCGTGGCCGCGAACCCGATCTGGGCGGGCGGCGTCCAAAAGCCGGGCAGCATCGGAATCCCGGTCCCCGGCACCGACGTCCGCGTCGTGGACGTGGACACCGGCACGCGCGATCTGCCGGCCGGCGAGGCCGGCGAGCTCCTCGTGCGCGGCCCGCAGGTGATGCAGGGGTTCTGGAACGCGCCCGACGAGACCGCCGCCGCCCTGCGCGGCGGGTGGCTCTATACCGGCGACGTGGCGCGGGCGGATTCGGACGGCTTTCTCTTCATCGAAGACCGCAAGAAGGACATGATCATCGTCGGCGGCTTGAAGATCTACCCGCGCGAGATCGAGGACCTGCTCCTGCAGCATCCGCTCGTGCGCGACGCCGCGGTGGTCGGAGTCCGCCATCCCCTGCGGGGAGAAACAATCGTGGCGTACGTGACGCTCGCGCCCGACGCGGCGCCGGCGGCGGGCGCGCCGGCCGGGGAGAACGCGGGGGCGGCCCGCGCCCGCATCCGGGAATGGCTGCGCGACCGGATGCCGGCCTACAAGGTGCCGCGGCGCATCGAAATCGTCGACGCGATTCCGAAAACGCTCATCGGCAAGCCGCTGCGGCGCGTGCTCCGGGAGAGCGCCGCCTCAGCTGCGGCGGGCGACGGAGCGGACGGGGATCCGGCCTAGCGAAAAACCCGGACGCGTTCCGGCGGCCAATAGATCATGACCGCTTCGCCGACGAGGTTGCGCATCGGCACGAAGCCGAACATCCGGCTGTCCTCGCTGTTGCCGCGGTTGTCGCCGAGCACGAAGACGTCGCGCACGGGCACGATCGTCGGCCCGTACGCGCCCACGGTCGGACCGTGGAGGTACGATTCCGGCAGCATGCGGCCGTTCACGTACACGTGGTCGGCGCGGATCTCCACGCGCTGCCCGCCGACGGCCACCACCCGCTTGATGTAGTTTCGCGACGGATCGGTCGGCGGCTTGAGGACGACGATCTCCCCCGGATGCGGCGGCCGGAAGCGGTAGATGAACTTGTTCACCAGCACGCGGTCGCGCGGCAGCAGGTTCGGCTCCATGGAGTACTGCTCGACCTGGAAGGCCTGGGCGACCGAGATCATGATGACCTGAGCGAGCACAAACGCGACGATCAGCGTCCTCAGAAAATCGAAGACCGCCCGCCGCGCATCGCGGACGTTCATTCGGTACCCTCCGGGGGAGGTTATCGGCCGGACGAACACCGTGGCGGAGGGGGTGGGATTTGAACCCACGAGGCGGTTTCCCGCCTACACGCTCTCCAGGCGTGCCGATTCGGCCGGGCTCTCGCACCCCTCCGAGCGTTCCCCATTATAACACGCGCCCGGGCGCGCACACGCGAGAGGCCGGGCGCCTCCGCCGTCTTCCGGGCGCGGCCGCCGCGGGAACTCGCCCTTTGGTCTCTACGTCGCCCGCGACGCCGCCTTGAGCACCGCGCGCTTCGTGTACACCGACGCGAGGTGGGCGCGGAACTCGCTCGACGCGTACAGATCCGCCTGCACGTCGACGCCGTCGGCCGCGCGGGCCGCGGCCGCCGCCACGGTCTGCTCGTCGAGGGTCTTGCCCCGCAGTGCCTGCTCGACGGCGGACGCGCGGTAGGCCTTGCCCGCCACCCCGTTCAGGCCGATCGCCGCCTGTTGCACCTTGCCGCCGCTCATCTGCAGCACGACGGCGACGCCCACGACCGCGTACCCGCTGGCCGGATGCGGGTGCTTCAGGTACGCCGCCGCCTTCCCGGTCACGGGCACGCGGATCTCCGTGATGATCTCGTTCGGCGCGAGCGCCGTGGTCAGCATCTCCACGAAGAAGTCGCGCGCCGGAATGGTCCGCGTCCCCTTGGGGCCGGCGGCGACGATCTCCGCCTCGAGGGCGAGAATCGCGCCGGGATAGTCCGCCGCCGGATCCGCGTGCGCGAGGCTGCCGCCGATCGTCCCGCGGTTCCGGACCTGCATGTCGCCGATGACCGACGCCGTCTCCGGCAGCAGCGGACACCGCGTCCGCAGCACATCGCTCTCCTCGACGGCGTCGTGCGTCGCGAGCGCGCCGATCGCGATCGTCGAGCCGCGGACCTCGATCTTGTCCAGTCCGGGAATCCGTCCGATGTCCACGACCACTTTCGGCTGCGCCAGCCGGAACTTCATGATCGGCAGCAGGCTGTGGCCGCCGGCCAGCACTTTCGCCTCGTCGCCGTGCCGTTCGAGCAGGCCGATCGCCTCCTGCACCGTCGACGGCGAGTGATACTCAAAGGGCGCGGGGATCATCCTGCGGTCACCTCCGGTTCTGATGGCGAAGCGAACTGTGCCGTTGATCCCGCCCGCAGCGGAATCATGAGGCGCTGCTCCTCGGCGCGTTCTTCGCGTTCTTGTGGATCGCGGCCCAGATGCGCTGCGGGGTCAGGGGCATGTCGAGATGGGTGACGCCGAAGGGGCGCAGCGCGTCCAGCACGGCGTTGACCACGGCGGGCGTGCTCGCGATTGTCCCGGTCTCGCCGACGCCCTTCACGCCGATCGGGTTGTGCGGCGAGGGCGTCTCGGTACGATCCGTCACGAACCGCGGGAACATACGGGCCCGGGGGACCGCGTACTCGGCCATCGATCCGGTCAGCAACTGGCCTTCCGGGCTGTAGGCCGCGGCTTCGTACAGCGCCTGGGCGATGCCCTGGACGAGGCCGCCGTGGACCTGCCCGTCGACGATCAGGGGATTGATCACCCGGCCGCAGTCGTCCACGGCGACGTACCGCCGCAGCTCCACCTCGCCGGTGTCCGCGTCCACCTTCACGACGGCGACGTGGGCGCCGAAGGGGAAGGTGAAGTTGGACGGATCGTAAAACGCGGAGGCCTCCAGCGACGGCTCGACGCCGGCGGGGAGGTTCCACGCGAGATACGCCTGGAGCGTCACCTCCTGAATCGTCTTCGCCCGGTCCGGGCTGCCGCGGACGTAGAAGCGGCCCTGGTCGAAGGCGAGGTCGGCTTCCGCCGCCTCCAGCATGTGGGCGGCGATCTTCGCCGCCTTGTCGCGGACCCTCCGCGCGGCCACCGCGATCGCCGCGCCCCCGACGACGGTCGTCCGGCTGCCGTACGTGCCCCAGCCCATCGCGATGGCCCCGGTGTCGCCGTGCACCACCTCGATGTCGTCGATCGGCAGCCCCAATTCGTCCGCCACCAACTGCGCGAACGTCGTCTCTTCTCCCTGGCCGTGGGGCGACGTCCCGGTAAACACGGTCGCCTTGCCGGTCGGATGCAGGCGCACCATCGCGCTCTCCCAGAGGCCGCCCTGGAAGCCCACCGCGCCGGCCACCGCCGACGGGCCGAGCCCGCAGATCTCGACGTACGTGCTGAGACCGATCCCGAGATACCGGCCGTCCTTCGGCCCCTGCTTCTGCACGCCGCGGAGCCGCGCGTACTCGACCCGCTCGAGCGCGCGGTCGAGCGCCGGCGCGTAGTTGCCGCTGTCGTACGCGAGTCCCTCCGCCGTCGTGTACGGGAACTTGTCGGGCGGAATGAAGTTCTTGCGTCGCACCTCGGCCGGGTCCATGCCGAGGCGGCCGGCCACGAGGTCGACCATCCGCTCGATCAGATAGGCCGCCTCGGGCC
It contains:
- a CDS encoding molybdopterin cofactor-binding domain-containing protein, whose product is MAVTKLFGASIRRREDPRLITGQATYTDDMHLPGMAYASIVRSPHAHARIVRVNAEAARGRPGVIAVFTGRDLEGKINPIPTAWLIPNSDLKTPPHPALATDRVRYAGDGVAVVVAEDPSAAADAAALVRVDYEPLPVIVDQEQAVRAGAPQLHADAPHNVAFTWRAAGGDAEAAFADAARDGVVIRQRFVNQRLIPNAIEPRSVVARYAQASGELTVWYTTQNPHIARFLCSVVTGIPEHKIRVVAPEVGGGFGSKIPFYADEAVVVFCARATGRPVKWTEDRRENYLATIHGRDHITDLEIAARRDGTLLALRGKTWANLGAYLSTAAPGVPTILHGLMLTGCYTIPSFAYEVVGVFTNTTPVDAYRGAGRPEAAYLIERMVDLVAGRLGMDPAEVRRKNFIPPDKFPYTTAEGLAYDSGNYAPALDRALERVEYARLRGVQKQGPKDGRYLGIGLSTYVEICGLGPSAVAGAVGFQGGLWESAMVRLHPTGKATVFTGTSPHGQGEETTFAQLVADELGLPIDDIEVVHGDTGAIAMGWGTYGSRTTVVGGAAIAVAARRVRDKAAKIAAHMLEAAEADLAFDQGRFYVRGSPDRAKTIQEVTLQAYLAWNLPAGVEPSLEASAFYDPSNFTFPFGAHVAVVKVDADTGEVELRRYVAVDDCGRVINPLIVDGQVHGGLVQGIAQALYEAAAYSPEGQLLTGSMAEYAVPRARMFPRFVTDRTETPSPHNPIGVKGVGETGTIASTPAVVNAVLDALRPFGVTHLDMPLTPQRIWAAIHKNAKNAPRSSAS